From a single Vibrio toranzoniae genomic region:
- the yciA gene encoding acyl-CoA thioester hydrolase YciA, giving the protein MTIQSTLNPIGSLLLRTLAMPSDTNAAGQIFGGWIMSQLDLAGGILAKEISNGKIVTVSVSSIEFKQPVSVGDVVCVYGDCTKIGRSSMNIDLEVWVKPVLDHGIGDRYKVCGATFNYVAVDESGKPRPINK; this is encoded by the coding sequence ATGACGATTCAATCAACTTTGAACCCTATTGGTTCTTTACTTCTTCGCACATTAGCGATGCCTTCTGACACTAATGCAGCGGGTCAGATCTTCGGTGGTTGGATAATGTCTCAGCTCGACCTAGCGGGCGGCATCTTGGCGAAAGAGATCTCAAACGGCAAGATAGTGACCGTTTCAGTATCAAGCATTGAATTCAAACAGCCTGTATCGGTTGGCGATGTCGTGTGTGTTTATGGTGACTGCACTAAGATTGGCCGTAGCTCGATGAATATCGACCTAGAAGTATGGGTTAAGCCTGTCCTTGATCACGGCATCGGTGACCGTTACAAAGTCTGTGGCGCGACCTTCAACTACGTGGCAGTTGATGAAAGTGGCAAGCCTCGCCCTATCAACAAGTAG
- a CDS encoding LysR substrate-binding domain-containing protein, producing the protein MNRTLPSTKTLLAFLSTARHLNFTRAAHELNVTQGAVSRQVLSFEESLGCDLFYRHARGLSLTPKGEELVPLIQGTIQQLQSALNQIATSPSKIKLNAPSCITSWLLPKLMSFQQAYPEIDVELTSTIKHVFEPSFDPFDAVITYGKKPNQQSIVSQLLFNEQLAPICQAQSIVPSHRINSTSTVIKPHKLAQYTWLHANNEQSDWRLWLEHIGSLDLASKNNQQFATLDQAMNAAIQGFGIAIGDITLAQQDIDLGRLVKVSEDSVFSGNGYFLIQPKNRQNASLSTLVDWLVDK; encoded by the coding sequence ATGAATCGTACCCTTCCCTCAACCAAAACCTTGCTCGCATTCTTATCCACCGCAAGGCACCTCAATTTTACTCGAGCGGCACATGAACTCAATGTCACACAAGGAGCAGTGAGTCGTCAGGTGTTATCGTTCGAAGAAAGTCTTGGCTGTGATCTCTTCTATCGCCATGCTCGTGGTTTGTCATTAACGCCTAAAGGGGAAGAACTGGTTCCTCTCATTCAAGGGACCATTCAGCAACTGCAATCGGCACTTAATCAAATTGCCACTTCACCCTCTAAGATCAAACTCAACGCGCCAAGTTGTATTACTTCTTGGTTGCTACCTAAGTTAATGTCGTTTCAACAGGCTTACCCAGAGATTGATGTTGAGCTTACATCGACCATCAAGCACGTTTTTGAGCCAAGCTTTGACCCCTTCGATGCCGTGATTACCTATGGCAAGAAACCCAACCAACAATCGATTGTTAGCCAACTGCTGTTCAACGAGCAACTCGCCCCCATCTGCCAAGCACAGAGTATTGTGCCGAGCCATCGGATAAACAGCACTTCGACTGTTATCAAGCCACACAAACTTGCTCAGTACACTTGGTTACACGCCAACAATGAGCAAAGTGATTGGCGACTTTGGTTGGAGCATATAGGGAGCCTCGACCTTGCAAGCAAGAACAACCAACAATTTGCCACGCTCGATCAAGCCATGAATGCGGCCATTCAAGGGTTTGGGATTGCAATAGGCGATATCACACTCGCTCAGCAAGATATCGATTTGGGTCGATTGGTGAAAGTGAGTGAAGACAGTGTCTTTTCCGGAAATGGTTACTTTTTAATTCAACCTAAGAATCGTCAGAATGCGTCACTATCGACTTTGGTGGATTGGCTCGTTGATAAATGA
- a CDS encoding dicarboxylate/amino acid:cation symporter: MAHRSLVSSSGIFIFSSTEVMEVLKEKNLLSNIGIQVVIAMIVGTVVGAMMGDSATMFAPLGAIFINLIKMLVIPLVAVALISGAAGLGNSSSAGKVGVTTLGYFALTSALAVALALVMGEVFEPGRGIDVSGVEGMFSSEYAAKGELPTFWATITGMIPTNVFQSLNEANILQILVFCLFFGIAISKQAKEKRDPIINGVNAIVDAMVWMINKVMIIAPLGVFGLMAEAVGTFGFGALMVVFKLFIVYIAAILIFGFVAYPLMIQIFTKTSAKKFLVAMKKPQAVALSTASSMATLPVTMETVEKELGVRNSTASFVLPLGATINMSGNAIYYGLVAIFFAQLFNIDLSMGAYVAIIVTSTLGAVGQAGVPGPSFLVVAVLLAAGIPIEGLPLLFALDRIFDMIRTALNITGDAACAVIVDSLIEDEAKETELQKQQA; the protein is encoded by the coding sequence ATGGCACATCGTTCATTGGTGAGTAGTTCTGGGATTTTTATATTTAGTAGCACAGAGGTTATGGAAGTGTTAAAAGAAAAGAATTTACTAAGCAATATCGGCATTCAAGTCGTTATTGCAATGATCGTCGGTACCGTAGTCGGTGCGATGATGGGTGACAGCGCAACTATGTTCGCTCCACTGGGTGCTATCTTCATCAACTTGATCAAGATGCTGGTTATTCCTCTCGTCGCGGTTGCCCTAATTTCAGGAGCTGCTGGTCTAGGTAATAGCTCATCGGCTGGTAAAGTCGGTGTAACAACACTGGGTTACTTCGCACTAACGTCTGCACTTGCTGTAGCCCTAGCGCTGGTAATGGGTGAAGTATTCGAACCGGGTCGTGGTATCGATGTTTCTGGCGTAGAAGGCATGTTCTCTTCTGAATACGCTGCGAAAGGCGAGCTCCCAACGTTTTGGGCAACCATTACAGGCATGATCCCGACCAACGTTTTCCAATCACTGAACGAAGCAAACATTCTGCAAATCCTTGTTTTCTGTTTATTCTTTGGTATTGCGATCTCTAAACAAGCAAAAGAGAAGCGTGATCCTATCATCAACGGTGTAAATGCGATTGTTGATGCAATGGTTTGGATGATCAACAAGGTTATGATCATCGCTCCACTTGGCGTGTTCGGCCTAATGGCAGAAGCAGTAGGTACATTCGGTTTTGGCGCACTTATGGTTGTGTTCAAGCTGTTTATTGTTTACATCGCTGCGATCCTGATCTTCGGCTTTGTGGCTTACCCACTGATGATTCAAATCTTCACTAAGACTTCTGCGAAGAAGTTCCTAGTGGCAATGAAGAAACCCCAAGCGGTTGCACTATCAACAGCCTCTTCTATGGCAACACTACCAGTAACAATGGAAACCGTAGAGAAAGAGCTTGGTGTTCGTAACTCTACCGCTTCATTCGTTCTGCCTCTTGGCGCGACGATCAACATGTCTGGTAACGCAATTTACTACGGCCTAGTGGCTATCTTCTTTGCACAGCTGTTCAACATCGACCTCTCTATGGGTGCTTACGTTGCTATCATCGTAACGTCTACACTAGGCGCAGTTGGTCAAGCTGGTGTTCCTGGCCCTTCTTTCCTAGTGGTTGCGGTTCTTCTAGCAGCTGGTATCCCTATCGAAGGTCTACCTCTGTTGTTCGCTCTAGACCGTATCTTCGACATGATCCGTACTGCTCTGAACATCACTGGTGATGCAGCATGTGCAGTCATCGTTGATTCTCTAATCGAAGACGAAGCGAAAGAAACTGAGCTACAAAAACAGCAAGCGTAA
- a CDS encoding YciI family protein, producing MWYVIFSQDVENSLEKRLSVRPQHLERLQTLHDEGRLLTAGPMPAIDSDNPGEAGFTGSTVIAEFNSLEDAQAWADADPYIDAGVYQNVIVKPFKKVF from the coding sequence ATGTGGTACGTGATTTTTTCTCAAGACGTCGAAAACTCATTAGAAAAACGCCTAAGTGTTCGCCCACAACATCTAGAACGCCTACAAACACTTCACGATGAAGGCCGACTTTTGACAGCAGGTCCAATGCCAGCGATTGATTCAGATAACCCTGGTGAAGCGGGTTTCACTGGTTCTACTGTGATTGCTGAGTTTAACTCTTTAGAAGACGCACAGGCATGGGCTGACGCAGACCCGTACATTGATGCGGGTGTCTACCAAAATGTCATCGTAAAACCATTCAAGAAAGTATTTTAA
- a CDS encoding ABC transporter substrate-binding protein, with product MKKIILGLACTAALLGTTVQAKEIRLASDFTYPPFNYKNSEGVPVGFDIEIADALCEQAKLDCTWVSQSWDSLIPSLLARKSDVIMASMRITEERKRKILFTDKYYQTPAVFVAAKSAEFGIDEKGLEGKTIGVQQGTIHDRYVTDKFGDIVNIKRYTGQDEVYLDLKNGRLDLTFGNSDQLSLAFLDKKEGEGFEFKGKAVTDKAYIGEGTALALRKQDSKLAKQFNTAIEEIRANGTYDKIAAKYFTFDIYGSDL from the coding sequence ATGAAAAAGATAATACTAGGACTCGCGTGTACGGCCGCTTTACTTGGTACAACGGTACAGGCGAAAGAAATCCGTTTGGCATCAGACTTTACGTATCCGCCATTCAACTACAAAAATAGTGAAGGTGTGCCTGTCGGGTTTGATATCGAGATAGCAGATGCTTTGTGTGAGCAAGCTAAGTTAGATTGCACTTGGGTATCACAAAGTTGGGACTCGCTAATTCCAAGCTTATTGGCAAGAAAGTCAGATGTGATCATGGCTTCAATGCGTATCACAGAAGAGCGTAAGCGCAAGATTTTGTTTACTGATAAGTACTACCAAACACCAGCCGTGTTTGTTGCTGCCAAAAGCGCGGAGTTTGGTATTGATGAGAAGGGCTTAGAGGGCAAAACCATCGGCGTACAACAGGGTACGATTCACGACCGTTACGTAACCGATAAGTTTGGTGACATCGTAAACATCAAGCGGTACACCGGTCAGGACGAAGTGTACCTTGATCTGAAAAATGGCCGTTTAGATCTAACGTTTGGTAACTCTGACCAACTATCACTTGCTTTCTTAGACAAGAAAGAAGGGGAGGGTTTCGAGTTCAAAGGCAAAGCAGTGACCGACAAAGCCTATATTGGTGAAGGCACGGCTCTAGCGCTAAGAAAGCAGGATTCAAAACTGGCGAAACAATTCAACACCGCAATCGAAGAGATCAGAGCGAACGGCACTTACGACAAGATCGCCGCTAAGTACTTCACGTTTGATATCTATGGTAGTGATTTGTAA
- a CDS encoding NfeD family protein — translation MTFILKYLFAFLLLFSSANVQADDVWVIEVNGGIGPATSDYLTREIEQAHDEQAKLIILKMNTPGGLDTSMRDIIRSITTSPVPIATWVGPAGSRAASAGTYILLASHIASMAPGTNLGAATPVSLGGGKGPSNPLSPQEDANKDDNGTANEQGSPKEESSEQVKATTAMEKKVINDASAYIVSLAKLHNRNEEWAEKAVREAASLDSENALEFNVIDFIASDIQQLVEMSDGRTITINGVSQEILLNEVAFVEREQDWRFSLLSVITNPNVAYILMLIGIYGLLLEFYNPGGGLPGVLGGICLLLAMYSLQMLPVSYAGLALILLGIALMIAEAFSPSFGIFGLGGVAAFTLGSIMLMDTEVPGYQIALPLIIGISLFSVAFIVVTISMLVRVRNRPVTTGMEAVVGETGKVVSGFPGTGRVLVEGEIWQAKCADELKAGQSIRVTKLTGLSLDVEALPDERSSKPS, via the coding sequence ATGACTTTTATATTAAAGTACTTGTTTGCGTTTCTTCTGTTGTTTAGCTCTGCGAATGTTCAGGCCGATGATGTCTGGGTGATAGAGGTGAATGGAGGTATAGGTCCGGCGACCAGTGATTACCTCACGAGAGAAATAGAACAAGCCCACGATGAGCAAGCTAAGCTCATCATATTGAAAATGAACACGCCCGGCGGGTTAGATACGTCGATGCGCGACATTATTCGATCCATCACCACATCACCAGTTCCCATTGCGACTTGGGTTGGTCCTGCAGGATCACGCGCGGCAAGTGCAGGGACTTATATTTTACTCGCCAGTCACATCGCTTCTATGGCCCCAGGAACCAATTTGGGGGCAGCCACTCCAGTGTCTCTTGGTGGAGGTAAAGGCCCTTCTAATCCGTTATCCCCACAAGAAGACGCGAATAAAGACGACAACGGCACAGCCAATGAGCAAGGTTCACCTAAAGAAGAGAGCTCCGAGCAAGTAAAAGCCACCACTGCGATGGAGAAAAAGGTGATCAACGATGCTTCCGCTTACATTGTTAGCCTAGCTAAATTGCACAATCGTAATGAAGAGTGGGCAGAAAAGGCGGTGAGAGAAGCAGCGAGTTTGGATTCAGAGAATGCACTCGAATTTAACGTGATTGATTTCATTGCCAGCGATATTCAGCAACTGGTCGAGATGAGCGATGGGCGCACCATCACAATCAACGGTGTCAGCCAGGAAATTCTGCTCAACGAGGTGGCTTTTGTTGAGCGAGAACAAGACTGGCGCTTTAGTTTGCTCTCGGTTATCACCAACCCGAACGTGGCTTATATTCTCATGCTTATCGGCATCTACGGTTTGTTGCTTGAGTTCTATAACCCTGGTGGTGGTTTACCGGGTGTGCTTGGTGGTATTTGTTTGTTGCTCGCCATGTATTCCTTACAAATGCTGCCTGTAAGTTATGCTGGCCTTGCTTTGATCTTGTTGGGTATTGCGCTAATGATCGCAGAAGCGTTTAGCCCGAGTTTTGGTATTTTCGGTTTGGGTGGCGTCGCTGCCTTTACATTGGGCTCAATCATGCTGATGGACACAGAGGTACCGGGCTACCAAATCGCCTTGCCGCTAATTATTGGAATCAGTTTGTTCTCTGTGGCTTTTATTGTTGTAACAATATCAATGCTAGTCCGAGTGAGAAACAGACCAGTGACCACGGGGATGGAAGCCGTGGTTGGCGAGACAGGTAAGGTGGTCAGCGGTTTTCCGGGTACGGGTCGAGTGCTGGTTGAAGGTGAGATCTGGCAAGCTAAATGCGCCGATGAACTGAAAGCGGGGCAGAGTATCAGAGTCACCAAGCTAACAGGGCTTTCTTTGGATGTTGAGGCGCTGCCCGATGAGAGATCATCGAAACCTAGTTAG
- the metE gene encoding 5-methyltetrahydropteroyltriglutamate--homocysteine S-methyltransferase, with product MTTTTHILGYPRIGEKRELKFTLEKYWRGEIDQSELKQLGSELRNRNWNVQADANLSFATAGDFAWYDHVLTTTLLLGHVPKRHAGGLEDEKAFPDLDTLFRVGRGQSQTQIQSQKQPTCCGGKHGSESAKGGAAASDMTKWFNTNYHYIVPEFSKDDSFEVSWPQLFDEVNEAIQAGHKVKPVLLGPLSYLYLGKEVEEDFDRLTLLPRLLTAYQTILAKLAKLGVEWVQIDEPILSLELEKPWVESFKLAYQVIQGDVKLLLTTYFDSVTDTLDKIVELPVNGLHIDLAAAPQQLDEVVDKLPEDWVFSAGAINGRNVWRADLATQLEKLQPVKEKLGDKLWVASSCSLLHSPVDLELEDTLSEEVKSWFAFAKQKVTEVSLLGAALDGDQNAILACETYSQPIVARKSATHVNKPQVQARINTITKTLTERSAPYAERAAHQSEVLGLPLLPTTTIGSFPQTGEIRVQRSAYRTGKLSEAEYNTALKGHIADAVKRQEALDLDVLVHGEAERNDMVEYFAENLAGFQTTKFGWVQSYGSRCVKPAILVADIEREKPMTVEWSTYAQSLTSKQMKGMLTGPVTILCWTFPREDISRKEITNQLAFALRDEVSDLQDAGINIIQIDEPAIREGLPLKKRDHAEYLEWAVDAFKISAASAKPETQIHTHMCYSEFNEIIDSVAALDADVITIETSRSNMELLKAFEEFNYPNAIGPGVYDIHSPNIPSQEWIIGLLKKAAEKIPAERLWANPDCGLKTRNWAETEAALTNLVSATKALRKEWEAVEA from the coding sequence ATGACTACGACAACGCATATTCTTGGCTACCCACGCATCGGTGAAAAACGCGAACTGAAATTCACACTAGAGAAGTACTGGCGTGGCGAGATTGACCAATCAGAACTTAAGCAGCTCGGCAGCGAACTGAGAAATCGTAACTGGAATGTACAAGCCGACGCGAATCTAAGCTTTGCAACTGCGGGTGACTTTGCATGGTACGACCATGTTTTAACAACGACTTTGCTGTTAGGTCATGTGCCAAAACGTCACGCTGGTGGATTAGAAGATGAAAAAGCCTTCCCAGACTTAGATACCTTGTTCCGCGTTGGTCGCGGGCAATCTCAAACACAAATACAATCTCAAAAGCAGCCAACTTGTTGCGGCGGGAAACATGGTTCAGAAAGCGCCAAAGGTGGTGCTGCGGCATCTGACATGACCAAGTGGTTCAATACTAACTACCACTACATTGTGCCCGAGTTCAGTAAGGACGATTCGTTTGAAGTGAGCTGGCCACAACTGTTTGATGAAGTGAATGAAGCAATTCAAGCTGGGCACAAGGTTAAGCCTGTCCTTCTCGGGCCATTGTCGTATTTATACCTCGGCAAAGAAGTAGAAGAAGATTTTGACCGTTTAACCTTACTTCCGCGTCTGCTTACTGCTTATCAAACTATTCTGGCAAAACTCGCTAAGTTGGGCGTTGAGTGGGTTCAAATCGATGAACCAATCCTTTCTTTGGAACTTGAAAAGCCATGGGTAGAGTCATTCAAGTTGGCGTATCAAGTGATTCAAGGCGATGTGAAGTTATTACTTACCACCTACTTTGATTCGGTGACTGATACGTTAGATAAAATCGTAGAGCTGCCAGTTAACGGTTTACACATCGACTTGGCTGCCGCACCGCAGCAACTCGATGAAGTGGTGGATAAGCTACCTGAAGATTGGGTGTTTTCAGCGGGTGCAATCAACGGACGCAATGTTTGGCGAGCAGACTTAGCTACTCAGCTAGAGAAACTGCAACCTGTGAAAGAGAAATTAGGTGATAAGCTTTGGGTCGCAAGTTCATGTTCATTGCTGCACAGCCCGGTTGACCTTGAGTTAGAGGATACACTCAGCGAAGAAGTGAAGAGTTGGTTTGCTTTCGCTAAACAGAAAGTCACAGAGGTTAGCTTATTGGGTGCGGCGCTAGACGGCGATCAAAATGCCATTTTAGCGTGTGAGACTTACAGTCAACCGATTGTTGCCCGCAAGAGTGCGACCCATGTGAACAAGCCGCAGGTACAGGCTCGTATTAACACCATTACCAAAACCCTAACGGAGCGAAGTGCTCCTTATGCCGAGCGCGCCGCACATCAATCTGAAGTTCTTGGTTTACCGTTGTTACCAACCACCACTATAGGTTCGTTCCCACAAACCGGTGAGATCCGTGTTCAGCGCAGTGCTTACCGCACTGGCAAACTGAGTGAAGCGGAATACAACACCGCGTTGAAAGGTCATATTGCGGATGCGGTGAAACGACAAGAAGCACTTGATTTGGATGTACTGGTTCATGGTGAAGCTGAACGTAACGACATGGTGGAGTACTTTGCTGAAAATCTAGCAGGCTTTCAAACCACTAAGTTTGGCTGGGTGCAGAGCTATGGCTCGCGCTGCGTGAAGCCTGCGATTTTGGTGGCGGATATCGAGCGTGAAAAACCGATGACGGTCGAGTGGTCGACTTATGCTCAATCTTTAACATCTAAGCAGATGAAAGGCATGTTGACTGGGCCTGTGACAATCCTGTGCTGGACATTCCCACGTGAAGACATCTCACGTAAAGAAATCACGAATCAATTAGCATTTGCGCTGCGTGATGAAGTGTCTGATCTACAAGATGCAGGAATCAACATTATTCAGATTGATGAACCTGCGATTCGTGAAGGTTTGCCTCTGAAAAAACGCGACCATGCCGAATACTTAGAGTGGGCAGTGGACGCCTTTAAGATTTCAGCGGCGAGTGCTAAACCAGAAACTCAGATTCATACGCACATGTGTTACAGCGAATTCAATGAGATCATTGATTCAGTGGCCGCGTTGGACGCCGATGTGATTACCATTGAAACCTCTCGCTCGAACATGGAACTGCTCAAAGCGTTTGAAGAGTTCAACTACCCGAATGCGATTGGCCCTGGTGTTTACGATATTCACTCACCAAACATCCCATCACAAGAGTGGATTATTGGTCTACTGAAGAAAGCGGCGGAGAAAATCCCTGCAGAACGCTTATGGGCAAACCCAGATTGTGGTCTGAAGACGCGTAATTGGGCCGAGACAGAAGCGGCGCTGACTAATTTAGTTTCGGCGACTAAGGCTCTGCGCAAAGAGTGGGAAGCTGTTGAAGCTTAA
- a CDS encoding slipin family protein, with amino-acid sequence MFIHIIGIVIVLVILLIASMFRVLREYERAVVFFLGRFYGVKGPGLIIIIPFIQQIVRVDLRTIVLDVPTQDLITRDNVSVKVNAVVYFRVLDPKMAINNVENYLEATSQLSQTTLRSVLGQHELDELLSEREELNRDLQLILDQHTDNWGIKIANVEIKHVDLDESMVRALAKQAEAERTRRAKVIHATGELEASAKLREAAEVLNKAPNAIQLRYMQTLTEVANERTTTIVFPMPVDLVDKITDPIKATLNEAAINKAMKVDD; translated from the coding sequence ATGTTTATACACATTATAGGTATTGTCATCGTGCTCGTTATCTTGTTGATAGCCAGCATGTTCAGAGTGTTACGTGAGTATGAGCGCGCAGTGGTTTTCTTCCTGGGGCGCTTTTACGGTGTGAAAGGACCGGGGTTGATTATCATCATCCCCTTTATTCAACAGATCGTGCGAGTGGATTTACGAACAATCGTATTGGACGTACCGACACAAGACTTGATCACTCGTGACAATGTGTCGGTTAAGGTCAATGCGGTGGTCTACTTCAGAGTGCTGGATCCAAAGATGGCGATCAATAATGTGGAGAACTACCTCGAAGCGACCAGCCAGTTGTCACAAACGACGTTACGTTCCGTATTGGGGCAACATGAGTTGGATGAACTGTTGTCTGAGCGAGAAGAACTCAACAGAGACTTACAATTGATACTGGATCAACACACGGATAATTGGGGAATTAAGATAGCCAATGTTGAGATTAAACATGTTGATCTTGATGAAAGTATGGTGCGAGCTCTAGCGAAACAAGCGGAAGCTGAGCGAACCCGTCGAGCTAAGGTAATACATGCGACGGGTGAGCTCGAAGCTTCTGCTAAGCTAAGAGAGGCAGCAGAAGTCTTGAATAAGGCGCCTAACGCCATTCAGTTACGATATATGCAAACATTAACCGAGGTTGCGAATGAACGCACGACAACGATCGTATTCCCGATGCCGGTCGATCTAGTGGATAAAATCACCGATCCAATCAAAGCAACACTCAATGAGGCCGCGATTAACAAAGCGATGAAAGTGGACGATTAG
- the hisC gene encoding histidinol-phosphate transaminase — MTSFIDSLVPQAVKKLIPYQSARRIGGDGRIWLNANELENTLFEAEPSYNRYPDFLPQDIAKAYQQYCATEAPTIAVRGADEAIDLLIRAFCKPEQDKILICSPTYAMYEFCADALAIETLDSPLQEDFSLNVANIVNKAELANIVFLCSPNNPTGNVIPKSDLTQVLEGTIGKSLVVVDEAYIEFEPQTSAVNLIERYPHLVVVRTLSKAFGLASVRCGFILASADVMQYVAKLIPPYPMPDCSSQIVLDALSDERVSVMKDATLKLVKLRNWFAGELTQFDFIEQVYPSSTNFVLLRHKPEHEVFSVLAKDGIVTRDQNHEPALRHCVRISIGSQESMSEVIESLSRYQAELQLKLKPQDQQLQYQLGKDHI, encoded by the coding sequence TTGACATCTTTTATTGATAGTTTAGTACCTCAGGCCGTAAAAAAATTAATACCTTATCAATCGGCAAGAAGAATTGGTGGTGATGGACGTATCTGGTTAAATGCCAATGAACTAGAGAACACTTTGTTCGAAGCTGAACCAAGCTATAATCGCTACCCAGATTTCTTACCTCAAGATATTGCCAAGGCGTATCAACAATATTGCGCAACAGAAGCTCCTACAATCGCGGTTCGTGGCGCTGATGAAGCAATTGATCTTCTGATCAGGGCATTTTGTAAGCCAGAACAAGACAAGATTCTTATCTGTTCACCAACGTATGCCATGTATGAGTTTTGCGCTGATGCACTGGCGATTGAAACGCTCGACTCTCCTTTACAGGAAGATTTTAGCTTAAACGTTGCTAACATCGTGAATAAAGCCGAGTTGGCCAATATCGTTTTTCTTTGTTCACCCAATAATCCAACCGGCAATGTGATTCCTAAATCAGATTTGACTCAAGTACTCGAGGGGACCATCGGAAAATCTCTAGTGGTGGTGGACGAAGCGTACATTGAGTTTGAACCACAAACCTCAGCTGTGAATCTTATTGAGCGTTACCCGCATTTAGTGGTGGTCCGTACTTTGTCTAAGGCATTTGGTCTTGCCTCGGTTCGCTGTGGTTTTATTTTAGCTAGCGCAGATGTCATGCAGTATGTCGCTAAACTGATACCGCCATACCCAATGCCAGATTGTTCTTCTCAAATCGTGTTAGACGCTTTATCTGATGAACGAGTGTCAGTGATGAAAGACGCGACTTTAAAGCTTGTTAAGCTACGTAACTGGTTTGCTGGTGAGTTAACGCAGTTTGATTTCATAGAGCAGGTTTACCCATCTTCTACTAACTTCGTGTTACTACGCCACAAGCCTGAGCACGAAGTGTTTAGTGTATTAGCAAAAGATGGCATTGTGACAAGGGATCAAAACCACGAGCCCGCGTTACGTCATTGTGTTCGAATTAGTATCGGCAGCCAAGAGAGTATGTCGGAAGTGATTGAGTCACTTTCGCGCTACCAAGCCGAGCTACAACTAAAACTCAAACCACAAGATCAACAACTTCAATATCAACTTGGTAAAGATCATATCTAG
- a CDS encoding GspS/AspS pilotin family protein yields MKKWIIGSLAMALLAGCASSEQDQQRQLEMMAQHRAGVLSAGLPIEYGPLSVMRVLAKNTVIEIMMIYNQDAKGAKPLNQVVDMSVNSYCTNSEVRANLDMGLAYNIKIRNTRGQLMVEKLISKETCQSSN; encoded by the coding sequence GTGAAAAAATGGATTATTGGCTCACTAGCAATGGCTTTGCTTGCAGGCTGTGCTTCAAGTGAGCAAGATCAACAAAGACAACTCGAGATGATGGCGCAGCACCGTGCTGGCGTGTTATCTGCTGGCCTGCCGATTGAGTATGGTCCACTGTCAGTTATGCGTGTACTGGCAAAAAACACCGTTATCGAGATCATGATGATCTACAACCAAGATGCTAAAGGTGCGAAGCCTTTGAACCAAGTTGTAGACATGAGTGTGAACAGCTACTGCACCAACTCTGAAGTCAGAGCAAACCTCGACATGGGTTTAGCTTACAACATCAAGATTCGCAACACTCGCGGACAACTGATGGTTGAAAAGCTGATCAGTAAAGAGACGTGTCAGAGCAGCAACTAA
- a CDS encoding septation protein A — protein sequence MKQILDFIPLIIFFALYKMYDIYTATGALIVASAVQIVLTYLIYKKVEKMQIITFLMVAVFGGMTIFLHDDNFIKWKVTIVYALFAIGLTVSHLMGKSAIKGMLGKEITLPEPVWGKINWAWALFFTLCAILNVYVAFNLPLDIWVNFKVFGLLIATLLFTLLTGVYIYKHLPKDQQKELTDKNTDEK from the coding sequence ATGAAACAAATTCTTGATTTCATACCCCTCATCATTTTCTTTGCGCTTTATAAGATGTACGACATCTATACAGCGACTGGTGCTTTGATCGTTGCATCTGCTGTTCAAATTGTTTTGACGTACTTGATCTACAAGAAAGTAGAGAAAATGCAAATCATCACGTTTCTAATGGTTGCCGTATTTGGTGGCATGACTATCTTCTTGCACGACGACAACTTCATTAAATGGAAAGTGACCATCGTTTATGCGCTGTTCGCTATCGGCCTGACCGTCAGCCACCTTATGGGTAAATCGGCTATTAAAGGTATGTTAGGTAAAGAGATCACACTGCCTGAGCCTGTATGGGGCAAGATCAACTGGGCTTGGGCTCTGTTCTTCACTTTGTGTGCGATCCTCAATGTTTACGTTGCCTTCAACCTGCCGTTGGATATTTGGGTTAACTTCAAAGTGTTTGGTCTGCTCATCGCGACCTTGTTGTTCACATTACTGACAGGTGTATATATTTATAAGCATTTGCCAAAAGACCAGCAGAAAGAGTTAACGGATAAAAATACCGACGAGAAGTAA